A stretch of the Malus domestica chromosome 08, GDT2T_hap1 genome encodes the following:
- the LOC103420864 gene encoding AP-2 complex subunit sigma — protein MIRFILLQNRQGKTRLAKYYVPLEDSEKHKVEYEVHRLVVNRDPKFTNFVEFRTHKVIYRRYAGLFFSLCVDITDNELAYLECIHLFVEILDHFFSNVCELDLVFNFHKVYLILDEFILAGELQETSKKAIIERMGELEKLE, from the exons ATG ATCCGATTCATACTGTTACAGAACCGGCAGGGAAAGACCCGGTTAGCCAAGTACTACGTTCCTCTCGAGGATTCTGAGAAGCACAAGGTCGAATACGAG gTTCATCGTTTGGTGGTCAACAGAGATCCCAAGTTCACAAATTTCGTCGAG TTCCGTACACACAAGGTTATATACAGGAGATATGCAGGGTTGTTTTTCTCACTGTGTGTTGATATAACTGACAATGAACTGGCATACTTGGAATGCATTCATCTGTTCGTTGAAATTTTGGATCATTTTTTCAGCAATGTTTGCGAGCTCGATTTGGTCTTTAACTTTCACAAG GTCTATCTGATACTTGATGAGTTCATTCTTGCTGGAGAGCTCCAAGAAACAAGCAAGAAG GCGATAATAGAGAGAATGGGGGAACTCGAAAAACTAGAGTGA
- the LOC103428594 gene encoding uncharacterized protein, giving the protein MALFPFAPEATEPKKKETPPSKRRQKQSSSTNKKQQKPPSSSSSWDHIKNLLTCKQIEGSRVHDPSKNNIVGGAAASHGGGYSKVGSSCSSICSFRDVVHGNTRVVHRGDSSSPESSTLGQETGLLARKPATRSIRSNGSGSSAAYQTSSSSRGMQFRKLSGCYECHMIVDPSRYPVPRSTICACSQCGEIFPKVESLEHHQAIRHAVSELGVEDSGRNIVEIIFKSSWLKKDTPFCNIERILKVQNTQRTIQRFEDCRDAVKNRALTSTRKNPRCAADGNELLRFHCTSISCTLGARGSSSLCDSVPGCGVCTIIRHGFQGKAVAEGDQGGGSKGVRTTASSGRAHDSFNCTDGRRAMLVCRVIAGRVRRIADDAPPEEDGLSQLPAAAGSYDSVAGFAGIYSNLEELVVYNPKAILPCFVVIYKAMES; this is encoded by the exons ATGGCTCTCTTCCCTTTTGCACCAGAGGCCACAGAGCCCAAGAAGAAAGAAACGCCACCATCAAAACGCAGGCAAAAGCAGTCGTCTTCAACCAACAAAAAGCAGCAAAAACcaccatcctcctcctcctcatggGACCACATCAAGAACCTCCTGACCTGTAAACAGATCGAAGGGTCTAGAGTACACGACCCATCGAAAAATAATATTGTCGGTGGCGCAGCTGCCAGCCACGGTGGAGGCTACTCGAAGGTGGGGTCATCCTGCAGCTCCATATGCAGCTTCAGAGATGTCGTTCATGGGAACACTAGGGTCGTTCACAGAGGTGACAGCTCGTCGCCCGAGAGTAGCACTCTGGGTCAGGAAACCGGGTTACTGGCTCGGAAACCTGCAACTCGGTCAATCAGATCCAACGGTTCTGGTTCTTCTGCTGCTTACCAGACGTCATCATCCTCCAGAGGAATGCAATTCCGGAAGCTCTCTGGGTGTTACGAGTGCCACATGATCGTTGACCCTAGCAG GTACCCAGTTCCTAGGTCTACTATTTGTGCTTGCTCTCAGTGTGGAGAGATCTTCCCAAAGGTGGAGAGTTTGGAGCATCACCAAGCAATTCGCCATGCTG TATCGGAGCTTGGCGTCGAAGATTCCGGCCGAAATATCGTGGAAATAATCTTCAAATCAAGCTGGCTCAAGAAAGACACCCCCTTCTGCAATATCGAACGCATACTAAAGGTACAAAACACGCAGCGTACGATTCAACGGTTCGAGGACTGCCGTGATGCAGTGAAGAACCGTGCGCTGACAAGCACGCGGAAGAACCCTAGGTGCGCGGCAGACGGGAACGAGCTGTTGCGGTTCCACTGCACCAGCATCTCGTGCACGCTCGGCGCACGTGGCTCATCCAGCCTGTGCGACTCCGTACCTGGCTGCGGAGTGTGCACGATCATCCGTCACGGCTTTCAAGGCAAAGCAGTGGCGGAAGGTGATCAAGGTGGTGGGAGCAAGGGAGTGCGGACCACTGCCAGCAGCGGTAGGGCTCACGACTCGTTTAATTGTACGGACGGGCGCAGGGCCATGCTGGTGTGCCGTGTCATTGCTGGCAGGGTCAGGCGCATTGCGGACGATGCGCCACCGGAGGAGGATGGCTTGTCCCAGTTGCCGGCTGCTGCTGGCTCCTACGATTCTGTAGCCGGATTCGCTGGAATCTACTCCAATCTCGAGGAACTTGTTGTTTATAATCCGAAGGCCATCCTCCCATGCTTCGTAGTCATTTACAAGGCTATGGAGTCGTGA
- the LOC103420863 gene encoding WEB family protein At1g75720-like isoform X2, whose translation MNRYLVKWTRRNEFNLPSPSYNTLPPPVSPSLSPSLVSCQSNQPPHLSLSLCLSLSSTTSPNKKHILSFHYFNPRSAPFSKVNMEKEVGGGRGGGMQTTRTRRAEIDTRRPFRSVKEAVALFGEKVLAGELYASQLKQNEANRNGHNPALSRIGTVTAELEDTKQSLQKAREESELMENCLSSLKQELDLTKRELQQLKEREYEKHFIETEIEDVRTFDEDSTKFETKPQASSEEDESFEFQKKRYVTFANPPSLAKVMIAPGGVEETLERHPSLKKKKKPLIPLISGIFSKKKGSSPVAYA comes from the exons ATGAACAGATATCTAGTGAAGTGGACGCGAAGAAACGAATTCAACCTCCCCAGTCCCTCCTATAACACCCTCCCTCCCCCTGTGagtccctctctctccccctcactTGTAAGCTGTCAATCTAACCAACcaccccatctctctctctctctctgtctctctctctcaagtacTACTAGTCCAAATAAAAAACACATTCTTTCCTTTCATTATTTCAACCCTAGGAGTGCACCATTTTCCAAAGTGAACATGGAGAAAGAagtaggaggaggaagaggaggaggaatgCAAACGACGAGGACAAGGAGGGCGGAGATTGATACGAGGCGACCCTTCCGCTCTGTCAAAGAGGCCGTTGCGTTGTTCGGAGAAAAAGTTCTTGCCGGAGAGCTCTATGCCTCCCAGCTCAAACAG AATGAAGCAAATAGAAATGGGCATAACCCTGCATTATCCAGAATTGGAACTGTGACAGCAGAACTagaggacacaaaacaaagccTCCAGAAAGCCAGAGAAGAAAGTGAGCTCATGGAAAACTGCCTCTCTTCTCTAAAACAGGAGCTCGATCTCACAAAGCGAGAGCTCCAGCAACTGAAGGAACGAGAGTACGAAAAACACTTCATAGAAACCGAGATTGAAGACGTCAGGACATTCGACGAAGACTCGACCAAGTTTGAAACCAAACCACAAGCATCTAGTGAGGAAGATGAAAGTTTTGAGTTCCAAAAGAAAAGGTATGTGACATTTGCAAATCCACCTTCCCTTGCGAAAGTGATGATTGCGCCGGGAGGGGTTGAGGAAACACTGGAAAGACACCCTTCtctcaagaaaaagaagaagcccTTGATTCCTCTGATTTCAGGGATCTTTTCTAAGAAGAAAGGAAGCTCGCCAGTCGCTTACGCTTGA
- the LOC103420865 gene encoding uncharacterized protein isoform X2 — protein MLVPPATKHRDVRRGGGATRFKQSSGPSNTTTKLFPSLDGGGDFVLSGKSTKKERLRKLSALGTAKTTSFRVCEMGCDVPDRDDELPTRRFKLPRKFFDDCNGVDLASVPRKLRSAMKKRNRESASLARSLPNAKKVNHTMSGIKSPKGDGVNKSKPYLKQGGSEITKDEEEVVETLYALAGLFPRNDANDNSKVDCESLDANPSALPESKESLTPAFEVGNDKSGSDSLLRATKAAGPSNVERLAKENDQVDCLNKPSTQPEPESPNSRKSSINSDNSVPQNLNVSSLSLKVEGCNERPATSNAVNFCISDISLDSRLKQPVQELSSIPERKPVIALELSTTVGGQVVPHDTEETKKNGPVLWPGLSSSLSHGARNDSPSSSSQSPAAKIPHWLDAALSTSRALVQNGSSFGKVTTVLNGRRSCKKCAAHVYISHLIQALQNSECKNKIQLQPNQRRPHEGSKQVSFLGVNINAKSNNGLNGIVSTSSIGISISEKNSTVAKNGTLQQTRLHQDQPQFAMGSWAYTSPKQSIDFLSLSAGGGGSESNNGFSRSRNGMEPSSQSQATYIHPLMQRHTLIPFSLTPSQYSSSAHPNNPSLSQQGQMQVSPYHGNPFCGPQASPTASTKQQPQQQHLQLQQHQQRLWAAHLAAQYRPVGTSAPAVHVPGWQNGRQDMMLIPCSQGLMSPSPATLELVGPKYAPLSQQQLMAVTSSFPPGRVKRQEHHLPSVYEESGGGFRAGSAMPLQLLCSEYL, from the exons ATGTTAGTACCGCCTGCCACCAAGCATCGAGACGTGAGACGTGGAGGAGGAGCCACTCGCTTCAAGCAATCTTCTGGACCCAGCAACACCACCACCAAGCTCTTTCCTA GTTTGGATGGTGGTGGGGACTTTGTTCTCTCTGGAAAATCAACGAAGAAAGAGAGGCTCAGAAAATTGAGTGCTCTTGGTACTGCAAAAACAACGAGCTTTCGAGTGTGCGAAATGGGTTGCGACGTGCCTGACAGAGACGATGAGCTCCCCACTAGGAGATTTAAGCTTCCCAGAAAG TTCTTTGATGATTGCAATGGCGTTGATCTTGCCTCCGTTCCACGGAAGCTCCGCTCAG CAATGAAGAAACGCAATCGTGAATCTGCATCTCTGGCCCGGTCTTTACCAAATGCAAAGAAGGTGAACCATACAATGAGTGGAATCAAATCTCCAAAAGGGGATggtgtaaataagtccaaaccATACTTG AAACAAGGAGGCTCAGAAATCACCAAAGATGAGGAAGAAGTTGTGGAGACGTTGTATGCTTTGGCCGGACTGTTTCCCAGAAACGACGCAAATGATAATAGTAAAGTAGACTGTGAATCGTTAGATGCCAATCCTTCGGCTTTGCCAGAGTCAAAGGAGAGTTTGACACCTGCATTTGAAG TTGGAAATGATAAATCGGGTTCAGACTCCCTCTTGAGAGCTACCAAGGCCGCCGGTCCATCAAATGTAGAAAGAttagcaaaagaaaatgatCAAGTTGATTGTTTGAACAAACCCAGTACTCAACCAGAGCCTGAATCACCTAACAGCAGGAAATCAAGTATAAATTCAGATAATTCAGTTCCTCAAAATCTGAATGTTTCGTCGTTGTCACTGAAAGTTGAGGGGTGCAATGAAAGGCCTGCTACAAGCAATGCTGTCAACTTTTGCATATCTGATATAAGTCTGGATAGTCG GTTAAAGCAGCCTGTGCAAGAGTTGTCCTCAATTCCTGAGAGAAAACCAGTAATAGCACTGGAGCTG AGCACAACTGTTGGGGGTCAAGTTGTACCGCACGATACGgaggaaaccaagaaaaatg GTCCAGTATTGTGGCCTGGCTTGTCTTCAAGTCTCTCTCATGGTGCTAGGAATGATAGTCCATCATCATCGTCACA GTCTCCTGCTGCTAAAATTCCGCACTGGCTGGATGCTGCCTTGTCTACCTCGAGAGCTTTGGTCCAAAATGGTTCGTCTTTTGGAAAG GTGACTACTGTTCTCAATGGTAGAAGGTCGTGTAAGAAGTGCGCAGCTCATGTTTACATAAGTCACTTAATTCAGGCTTTACAAAACTCCGAGTGTAAAAATAAGATACAGCTACAGCCTAATCAAAGGAGACCACAtgaaggatcaaaacaagtGTCTTTTCTGGGAGTTAATATCAATGCCAAATCGAACAATGGTTTAAATGGGATTGTTTCTACTAGTAGTATAGGTATTTCTATTTCTGAAAAAAATTCAACCGTAGCTAAGAACGGTACACTGCAGCAGACAAGACTCCATCAAGATCAGCCACAGTTCGCTATGGGATCTTGGGCATACACTTCACCAAAGCAG AGTATTGATTTCCTGTCATTGTCAGCTGGAGGTGGTGGCTCAGAAAGTAATAATGGTTTTAGCAGATCTAGAAACGGGATGGAGCCATCATCACAATCCCAAGCTACTTATATCCATCCTCTCATGCAACGTCACACACTCATTCCTTTCTCTTTGACCCCGTCTCAGTACAGCTCCTCCGCTCACCCTAACAATCCTTCACTGTCGCAGCAG GGCCAGATGCAGGTATCTCCATATCATGGCAACCCATTTTGTGGTCCTCAAGCAAGCCCCACAGCCTCGACAAAGCAGCAACCTCAACAGCAACATCTACAGCTCCAACAGCATCAGCAGAGGCTTTGGGCCGCTCACTTAGCCGCTCAGTACAGGCCGGTGGGAACTTCAGCGCCCGCAGTTCATGTTCCCGGTTGGCAAAATGGAAGGCAGGATATGATGCTGATTCCATGCAGCCAAGGTCTAATGTCTCCATCCCCTGCAACACTTGAACTTGTTGGTCCCAAGTACGCGCCACTGTCTCAACAACAGCTAATGGCTGTCACTTCATCTTTTCCTCCCGGCAGGGTAAAAAGACAGGAACACCACCTACCTTCTGTGTACGAGGAATCTGGAGGTGGATTTCGTGCTGGAAGTGCAATGCCACTGCAGTTGCTCTGCAGCGAGTACCTCTAG
- the LOC103420865 gene encoding uncharacterized protein isoform X1, whose product MLVPPATKHRDVRRGGGATRFKQSSGPSNTTTKLFPSLDGGGDFVLSGKSTKKERLRKLSALGTAKTTSFRVCEMGCDVPDRDDELPTRRFKLPRKFFDDCNGVDLASVPRKLRSAMKKRNRESASLARSLPNAKKVNHTMSGIKSPKGDGVNKSKPYLKQGGSEITKDEEEVVETLYALAGLFPRNDANDNSKVDCESLDANPSALPESKESLTPAFEVGNDKSGSDSLLRATKAAGPSNVERLAKENDQVDCLNKPSTQPEPESPNSRKSSINSDNSVPQNLNVSSLSLKVEGCNERPATSNAVNFCISDISLDSRRLKQPVQELSSIPERKPVIALELSTTVGGQVVPHDTEETKKNGPVLWPGLSSSLSHGARNDSPSSSSQSPAAKIPHWLDAALSTSRALVQNGSSFGKVTTVLNGRRSCKKCAAHVYISHLIQALQNSECKNKIQLQPNQRRPHEGSKQVSFLGVNINAKSNNGLNGIVSTSSIGISISEKNSTVAKNGTLQQTRLHQDQPQFAMGSWAYTSPKQSIDFLSLSAGGGGSESNNGFSRSRNGMEPSSQSQATYIHPLMQRHTLIPFSLTPSQYSSSAHPNNPSLSQQGQMQVSPYHGNPFCGPQASPTASTKQQPQQQHLQLQQHQQRLWAAHLAAQYRPVGTSAPAVHVPGWQNGRQDMMLIPCSQGLMSPSPATLELVGPKYAPLSQQQLMAVTSSFPPGRVKRQEHHLPSVYEESGGGFRAGSAMPLQLLCSEYL is encoded by the exons ATGTTAGTACCGCCTGCCACCAAGCATCGAGACGTGAGACGTGGAGGAGGAGCCACTCGCTTCAAGCAATCTTCTGGACCCAGCAACACCACCACCAAGCTCTTTCCTA GTTTGGATGGTGGTGGGGACTTTGTTCTCTCTGGAAAATCAACGAAGAAAGAGAGGCTCAGAAAATTGAGTGCTCTTGGTACTGCAAAAACAACGAGCTTTCGAGTGTGCGAAATGGGTTGCGACGTGCCTGACAGAGACGATGAGCTCCCCACTAGGAGATTTAAGCTTCCCAGAAAG TTCTTTGATGATTGCAATGGCGTTGATCTTGCCTCCGTTCCACGGAAGCTCCGCTCAG CAATGAAGAAACGCAATCGTGAATCTGCATCTCTGGCCCGGTCTTTACCAAATGCAAAGAAGGTGAACCATACAATGAGTGGAATCAAATCTCCAAAAGGGGATggtgtaaataagtccaaaccATACTTG AAACAAGGAGGCTCAGAAATCACCAAAGATGAGGAAGAAGTTGTGGAGACGTTGTATGCTTTGGCCGGACTGTTTCCCAGAAACGACGCAAATGATAATAGTAAAGTAGACTGTGAATCGTTAGATGCCAATCCTTCGGCTTTGCCAGAGTCAAAGGAGAGTTTGACACCTGCATTTGAAG TTGGAAATGATAAATCGGGTTCAGACTCCCTCTTGAGAGCTACCAAGGCCGCCGGTCCATCAAATGTAGAAAGAttagcaaaagaaaatgatCAAGTTGATTGTTTGAACAAACCCAGTACTCAACCAGAGCCTGAATCACCTAACAGCAGGAAATCAAGTATAAATTCAGATAATTCAGTTCCTCAAAATCTGAATGTTTCGTCGTTGTCACTGAAAGTTGAGGGGTGCAATGAAAGGCCTGCTACAAGCAATGCTGTCAACTTTTGCATATCTGATATAAGTCTGGATAGTCG CAGGTTAAAGCAGCCTGTGCAAGAGTTGTCCTCAATTCCTGAGAGAAAACCAGTAATAGCACTGGAGCTG AGCACAACTGTTGGGGGTCAAGTTGTACCGCACGATACGgaggaaaccaagaaaaatg GTCCAGTATTGTGGCCTGGCTTGTCTTCAAGTCTCTCTCATGGTGCTAGGAATGATAGTCCATCATCATCGTCACA GTCTCCTGCTGCTAAAATTCCGCACTGGCTGGATGCTGCCTTGTCTACCTCGAGAGCTTTGGTCCAAAATGGTTCGTCTTTTGGAAAG GTGACTACTGTTCTCAATGGTAGAAGGTCGTGTAAGAAGTGCGCAGCTCATGTTTACATAAGTCACTTAATTCAGGCTTTACAAAACTCCGAGTGTAAAAATAAGATACAGCTACAGCCTAATCAAAGGAGACCACAtgaaggatcaaaacaagtGTCTTTTCTGGGAGTTAATATCAATGCCAAATCGAACAATGGTTTAAATGGGATTGTTTCTACTAGTAGTATAGGTATTTCTATTTCTGAAAAAAATTCAACCGTAGCTAAGAACGGTACACTGCAGCAGACAAGACTCCATCAAGATCAGCCACAGTTCGCTATGGGATCTTGGGCATACACTTCACCAAAGCAG AGTATTGATTTCCTGTCATTGTCAGCTGGAGGTGGTGGCTCAGAAAGTAATAATGGTTTTAGCAGATCTAGAAACGGGATGGAGCCATCATCACAATCCCAAGCTACTTATATCCATCCTCTCATGCAACGTCACACACTCATTCCTTTCTCTTTGACCCCGTCTCAGTACAGCTCCTCCGCTCACCCTAACAATCCTTCACTGTCGCAGCAG GGCCAGATGCAGGTATCTCCATATCATGGCAACCCATTTTGTGGTCCTCAAGCAAGCCCCACAGCCTCGACAAAGCAGCAACCTCAACAGCAACATCTACAGCTCCAACAGCATCAGCAGAGGCTTTGGGCCGCTCACTTAGCCGCTCAGTACAGGCCGGTGGGAACTTCAGCGCCCGCAGTTCATGTTCCCGGTTGGCAAAATGGAAGGCAGGATATGATGCTGATTCCATGCAGCCAAGGTCTAATGTCTCCATCCCCTGCAACACTTGAACTTGTTGGTCCCAAGTACGCGCCACTGTCTCAACAACAGCTAATGGCTGTCACTTCATCTTTTCCTCCCGGCAGGGTAAAAAGACAGGAACACCACCTACCTTCTGTGTACGAGGAATCTGGAGGTGGATTTCGTGCTGGAAGTGCAATGCCACTGCAGTTGCTCTGCAGCGAGTACCTCTAG
- the LOC103420863 gene encoding WEB family protein At1g75720-like isoform X1 → MNRYLVKWTRRNEFNLPSPSYNTLPPPVSPSLSPSLVSCQSNQPPHLSLSLCLSLSSTTSPNKKHILSFHYFNPRSAPFSKVNMEKEVGGGRGGGMQTTRTRRAEIDTRRPFRSVKEAVALFGEKVLAGELYASQLKQMQNEANRNGHNPALSRIGTVTAELEDTKQSLQKAREESELMENCLSSLKQELDLTKRELQQLKEREYEKHFIETEIEDVRTFDEDSTKFETKPQASSEEDESFEFQKKRYVTFANPPSLAKVMIAPGGVEETLERHPSLKKKKKPLIPLISGIFSKKKGSSPVAYA, encoded by the exons ATGAACAGATATCTAGTGAAGTGGACGCGAAGAAACGAATTCAACCTCCCCAGTCCCTCCTATAACACCCTCCCTCCCCCTGTGagtccctctctctccccctcactTGTAAGCTGTCAATCTAACCAACcaccccatctctctctctctctctgtctctctctctcaagtacTACTAGTCCAAATAAAAAACACATTCTTTCCTTTCATTATTTCAACCCTAGGAGTGCACCATTTTCCAAAGTGAACATGGAGAAAGAagtaggaggaggaagaggaggaggaatgCAAACGACGAGGACAAGGAGGGCGGAGATTGATACGAGGCGACCCTTCCGCTCTGTCAAAGAGGCCGTTGCGTTGTTCGGAGAAAAAGTTCTTGCCGGAGAGCTCTATGCCTCCCAGCTCAAACAG ATGCAGAATGAAGCAAATAGAAATGGGCATAACCCTGCATTATCCAGAATTGGAACTGTGACAGCAGAACTagaggacacaaaacaaagccTCCAGAAAGCCAGAGAAGAAAGTGAGCTCATGGAAAACTGCCTCTCTTCTCTAAAACAGGAGCTCGATCTCACAAAGCGAGAGCTCCAGCAACTGAAGGAACGAGAGTACGAAAAACACTTCATAGAAACCGAGATTGAAGACGTCAGGACATTCGACGAAGACTCGACCAAGTTTGAAACCAAACCACAAGCATCTAGTGAGGAAGATGAAAGTTTTGAGTTCCAAAAGAAAAGGTATGTGACATTTGCAAATCCACCTTCCCTTGCGAAAGTGATGATTGCGCCGGGAGGGGTTGAGGAAACACTGGAAAGACACCCTTCtctcaagaaaaagaagaagcccTTGATTCCTCTGATTTCAGGGATCTTTTCTAAGAAGAAAGGAAGCTCGCCAGTCGCTTACGCTTGA